Proteins found in one Dermacentor silvarum isolate Dsil-2018 chromosome 8, BIME_Dsil_1.4, whole genome shotgun sequence genomic segment:
- the LOC119462119 gene encoding UPF0434 protein GDI0182/Gdia_2252, which produces MLKRTVTASLYKRCLSSIRNNGTQRLGFCTYGPDASQPLDAMHDVPVTFDEENLKFIVCPVTKKPLRYDSAKNVLISDELGKAFPIQNGIPNLLPDSAKPLDEL; this is translated from the coding sequence ATGCTGAAGAGAACAGTGACAGCTTCTCTATACAAGCGGTGCCTGTCTTCGATCCGCAACAACGGTACGCAACGCCTCGGTTTCTGCACTTACGGTCCCGACGCCTCCCAGCCGCTCGATGCTATGCACGACGTACCGGTCACTTTTGACGAAGAGAACCTCAAGTTCATCGTGTGTCCGGTGACCAAAAAGCCTCTCCGATACGACAGTGCCAAGAACGTGCTTATATCCGATGAACTGGGCAAGGCTTTTCCCATACAAAACGGTATTCCGAACTTGCTTCCCGACAGCGCGAAACCACTCGACGAGCTGTAG